The segment TAGTAGGCGTCGTCGGCGTCGAAGTCCAGCGCCTCATGCCGGTAGGTGGCCTTCCACTGACTGGTCAGCTGATAGCCGAACTGGGCGAAATAGGCCAGGGAATCATGGCTCTTGCCATCACCCACACCGGGTTGGGCCTCGTTCCTGAGGTGGGAAGCCTCGGTGAGCAGGGAAAACTTCTCGTACTCGTAGCGCAGATCGATACCGATGAGGGATTGCCGCACCAGATCCTCGCCGCGCGCGAGCAGGCCGCCGGTCGTGGCGGATTCGACCACGTTGTTGCGCATGACGAAGATCCCCGGCATGACCGGGATCTCGGGCCTGACAAAACTGAGGCGGCCGAAGAAGGACTTCTCGGGACTGTAGTCGTCCCGGATCGGGACCTCCAGCCGCGAGGCCTCCGCCGTGTCGATGGTGTTGCTGTTGGCGATACCCGTTTCGTAATGAAATCCGTTTGCCCAGTCGCCCTCGGCCAGCAGGCCGATCATATGCATCGGCATGATGGCGTTGATCGAGCCCTCAAAGCTCAGAATGAACGGCCGCGAGACCGTGTCCTGCAACAGGATGCCGTGGTGAAAGTGGCGACTCCAGTACCCGAGCGGGGTATGGAACCTGCCGATGCCGACGCGGAGGCTGTCGGAGAACTCGCGCATGATCCAGTAACGCTGGATCTCATATTCGAACGTGCCGGAGAAGGTCTGGAATTGCAGCTCGAACAGCGCCTTGGTCTTGTCGTCGATGTATTGCGCGGCATAGAAGTCGAGACTGCCGATGCGGAAATTCGCCTCGTCGTCAGGCACGTCGCTGGCGATGTAGCTGAGATCGCCGAAGACACCGAGGTCGAGCGCCCGGGCGGAGGTGCCGCCGCACATGAGCGCGACCGCGCACACCGCCATCGCCCCGAATGTCCGCCTGCTCTTGACCATGTTCGTCCCCCCTGTACTCGGCAATGCAACCCCGTCGCGCGCCGGGTGAGATCAGTCCCTGCGCAACAGCACCCTGACCGTGTCGTTCACCGCCTCCGGACTGACGTAACCGATCCGGCCCGGCGCCTCGCTGACCCATTTGATCACCGCGCGCTCATCCAGCTTCGTGTCCGGCGGCGAGCCCTTGCCGGTGAAGATGCGCTTGGCCCAGTAGGCCTTGACCTGGGTGGTATCCTTTCCGACCACCTTCTCGTAGAACTCGTCGCGCACCGAGTTGCCGCTCGGCAGGTCGATCACCTCGACGCGGACGCCGTTGTCGAGCTGCACGGTCTTGCCCAGGTAGAGATTGCGCACGGTCTTGTCGCTGAGCGACGGCACCTCGATGTCGGGGCTGCCGATCACCACCACGGCGGCTTCGGCCATGGCCGACAGCATCGCGAAAGACAGCACCATGCCCACCAGGCATCCCGCCATACTGACCTGAGTTCGTGGCATCCTCTCTCCTCGCAGACGCCGGACAGGCCACCGCGCGCCGGTTCCCTGCCCGCCGGTCGGGACTCGCCCGGCATTGGCACGGCGGCGCGCGCCGCCTCTCCTCGCCCATCCGATATCGGATGGTGTATGGCATGCTTTAAACATGATCTCCCGGTAAAAAGCAAGCGCGACGGCGGATAGGACGATGCGGCGTTTCGTATGCCTTATCCGTTCAGCCCGCGACGCTGCCGGCCAGCAGCAGGTCCATCACGTTGGTGCCGCTTGCGCCGGTGTTTATCAGGTCGCCGCTGGCCGCGAGAAAGGTGCCGGCGTCCGCACGCCGCAGACACTCCAGCGGATCTAGGCCCAGTGCGCGTCCCCGCGCCACGGTCGCGCCGTCGACCACCGCTCCCGCCGCCGACCCGGGACCGTCCCCCCCGTCGGTCCCGGCCGCGAGCAGGATGCGCCCGGACAGGCCGGCGAGTTCCGTTGCCGCGGCCAGCGCGAGTTGCTGGCAGCGCCCGCCACGCCCCGGCGCCTCGGGCAGCGTCACCACGGTCTCCCCCGACCAGATGTGCAACAACGGGTCCTCTTCGCGCAGCCGACGCGCCAGGCGCCGGCCCGCCGGCTCCGCCTCGCCGGTAATCAGGTCCGGATGCAGTCGCACGCGATACCCCAGGGCCCCCGCGCGCGCCGCGGCGGCCTGGCGCGCATCGTGCGAGGTGGCGATGAGACGTGTCTCGATGGCGCGGAAACACGGCGCGCCGGCGGCGGGCGGTGCGGGCGCGTGAGCGGCGAACTCCGCCAGCCACGCCGGCGGCTCCCGTCCCGTCGCCCCGGCCGCGGCGACGGGGGTCAACAGGCCGGAGCCAATCACGGCGGGATCGTCGCCGGGCACGTCGGAGATCAGCAATTGCAGCGTGCGCACGCCGCCGAGAAGCGCCGCCAGCCTGCCGCCCTTGATGAGCGAGAGCCGCGTGCGCACGCGATTGATCGCGGCGATGTCCCAGCCGCACCCGAGCAGCCAGTCGTGCGCGCGGCGCAGATCGGCGAGCTGGAGCGGCGCGGGCGGCGCCTCCACCAGCGCGGAGGCGCCGCCCGAGATCAGGAACAGAAAACTCGACGGCGCTGGGGCGCGCGCGATGAATTCGCGCAGTTGATCCCCCGCGCGCAGGCTGTTGGCGTCGGGCAGCGGATGACCGGCCTCGATGAGCGTGACCGGCAGGCCGGCGGGGAATCCCGTCGCGGCATGTTCGTACTTGGTGATGACCAGCACCGACTCGGCCGCCGCGCCGAGCGCGTCGCAGGCGCCGAGCGCCATCGGGCCCGCCGCCTTGCCGACGGCGATCACGCGCACCCGCGCGCCCGGCTTCCAGCCGGCCAGTTGCGCGCGCACCCGGTCGCGGCCGTTCACCGCGGCGACCGCATGACGATAGATGTCCAGCAGATCGGCGCGGGCGTCGCGGTTCACCTGGGCCTGTCCGCGCGGGACCTTCGCTTCCCTAAAGGGCGGCGAATCCGCGCTTCAGGTCGGTCATGAGGTCGTCGACGTCCTCCAGGCCGACCGCGATGCGCACCAGCCCTTCGCGGATGCCGGCGGACTCGCGCGCCTCCGCCGTCAGGCGTCCGTGGGTAGTGGTCGCGGGATGCGTGATCGAGGACTTCGTGTCGCCGAGGTTGGCGGTGACGGAGATCAGCTTTACCGCATTGATGAAACGCCAGGCCTCGGCGCGGCCGCCCGCCAGCTCGAAGGCCAGCAGTCCGCCGAAACCGCTCTGCTGGCGCCGCGCCAGCTCGCGCTGCGGATGTTCCGGCAGGCCGGCGTAGTACACCCGCCGCACGGCGGACTGCCCTCCGAGCCACTCAGCCAGACGCTGCGCGCCGGCGCTGTGCGCCTGCATGCGCACGGCCAGCGTCTCCAGTCCCTTGAGGAACACCCAGGCATTGAACGGGCTGAGGCACGCGCCCGTCGTGCGCAACGCGCCGTAGACGTCCTTGCCGACCAGCGCCTCGCTGCCGACGACGGCGCCGCCGACACAGCGCCCCTGGCCGTCGATGTACTTGGTCGCCGACAGCACGACGATGTCGGCGCCCAGCGCCAGCGGGCGCTGCAGCGCCGCGGTGCAGACGGTGTTGTCGACCGCCAGCAGGCAGCCGTGGCGGTGCGCCAGCGCGGCGAGCGCGGCGATATCGGCGATCTGCGCCAGCGGATTGGCCGGCGTCTCGACGAACAGCAGGCGGGTGTTCGGCCGCAGCGCGGACTCCCACGCCGCCAGGTCGGTCAGGGGGACGAAGCTCGTCTCGATGCCGAAACGCCCGAGGTAGGTGCCGAACAGCAGCGCGGTATTGCCGAACACCCCGTGCGCGCACACCACATGGTCGCCTGCCTTGAGCAGGCCGAGGCAGGCGGTGAGTATCGCCGCCATGCCGGATGAGGTCGCCACGCAACGCTCGCCGCCTTCGAGCGCCGCCAGCCGGCGCTCGAAGGCATTGACGGTGGGATTGGTGAAGCGCGAATACACATTGCCGGGCTCCGCGCCGGAGAACCGCGCCGCCGCCTGCTCGGCGCTGCCGAACACGAAGCTGGAGGTCGTGAAGATCGGCTCCGATTGCTCGCCCTGCTCGGTGCGCCGCACCCCGGCGCGGACACCGCGGGTCGAGAACCCGTATTCGTCGAACTCATCCGTCATCGCACGCCTCCCGGCAACACGCGGCCATTTGCCATGGCCCATAAACGAAAAAACCCGCAACGGCGCGCGCCAAAGCAGGTATTCCGCTTTAGCCGCATTTATTACGCGCCCGCAAGCTGAAGATCAAATCGGCGCATGCGCAAAGGGTAGAAAACGCACCGCGGCTTGTCAAGCCGCGGTGCCGCGCTTACAGGCTCAGCATGCTGCTGCCGCCGGCTTCCTTGCCGCGCCGGATCTTGTTCTCGTCGCTACGCTGGCGCTCGAGCGCCAGCAGGTAATCCGCGGTGACGTCGCCGGTGACGTACTCGCCGTTGAAACACGAGGTGTCGAAGCGCTTGATGCGCGTATTG is part of the Gammaproteobacteria bacterium genome and harbors:
- a CDS encoding phosphate ABC transporter substrate-binding protein — translated: MPRTQVSMAGCLVGMVLSFAMLSAMAEAAVVVIGSPDIEVPSLSDKTVRNLYLGKTVQLDNGVRVEVIDLPSGNSVRDEFYEKVVGKDTTQVKAYWAKRIFTGKGSPPDTKLDERAVIKWVSEAPGRIGYVSPEAVNDTVRVLLRRD
- a CDS encoding DUF4147 domain-containing protein; its protein translation is MYRHAVAAVNGRDRVRAQLAGWKPGARVRVIAVGKAAGPMALGACDALGAAAESVLVITKYEHAATGFPAGLPVTLIEAGHPLPDANSLRAGDQLREFIARAPAPSSFLFLISGGASALVEAPPAPLQLADLRRAHDWLLGCGWDIAAINRVRTRLSLIKGGRLAALLGGVRTLQLLISDVPGDDPAVIGSGLLTPVAAAGATGREPPAWLAEFAAHAPAPPAAGAPCFRAIETRLIATSHDARQAAAARAGALGYRVRLHPDLITGEAEPAGRRLARRLREEDPLLHIWSGETVVTLPEAPGRGGRCQQLALAAATELAGLSGRILLAAGTDGGDGPGSAAGAVVDGATVARGRALGLDPLECLRRADAGTFLAASGDLINTGASGTNVMDLLLAGSVAG
- a CDS encoding O-succinylhomoserine sulfhydrylase, which encodes MTDEFDEYGFSTRGVRAGVRRTEQGEQSEPIFTTSSFVFGSAEQAAARFSGAEPGNVYSRFTNPTVNAFERRLAALEGGERCVATSSGMAAILTACLGLLKAGDHVVCAHGVFGNTALLFGTYLGRFGIETSFVPLTDLAAWESALRPNTRLLFVETPANPLAQIADIAALAALAHRHGCLLAVDNTVCTAALQRPLALGADIVVLSATKYIDGQGRCVGGAVVGSEALVGKDVYGALRTTGACLSPFNAWVFLKGLETLAVRMQAHSAGAQRLAEWLGGQSAVRRVYYAGLPEHPQRELARRQQSGFGGLLAFELAGGRAEAWRFINAVKLISVTANLGDTKSSITHPATTTHGRLTAEARESAGIREGLVRIAVGLEDVDDLMTDLKRGFAAL